One genomic segment of Nostoc sp. KVJ3 includes these proteins:
- a CDS encoding deaminase produces the protein MNTLAPAQELRQLIYKFIFQELAEYRQQLGLTPAGSEDDRATIAKLELGDSVFFGISAGSNPQITLKVNPISRTHAEADAFQQAFDAGLRGGRARLTVDRDLCRACGQNGGVKGMAKTAWFRRNRSY, from the coding sequence ATCAACACTTTAGCTCCGGCGCAAGAACTGCGACAGCTTATATATAAGTTTATTTTTCAAGAATTAGCAGAGTATAGGCAACAGCTTGGTCTGACTCCAGCAGGTAGTGAGGATGATCGCGCTACAATCGCAAAGTTAGAGCTGGGTGATAGCGTATTTTTTGGGATTAGTGCTGGCAGTAATCCGCAAATTACACTTAAAGTAAATCCAATTAGTCGCACACATGCTGAAGCTGATGCCTTCCAACAAGCGTTTGATGCAGGATTAAGAGGAGGTCGAGCGCGTTTAACAGTTGATCGGGATCTTTGCAGAGCATGTGGTCAGAACGGAGGTGTGAAAGGAATGGCTAAAACAGCTTGGTTTAGAAGAAATAGAAGTTATTAG
- a CDS encoding Imm1 family immunity protein, with product MYLTFDNESFHYLVDPAKSDIEEFVIVGGQEGVYPAKSCVDLNTTLKAAKAFAVLGTMEESVIWEKDEVVERV from the coding sequence GTGTATTTGACATTTGATAATGAGAGTTTTCATTATCTTGTTGACCCAGCTAAATCAGATATAGAGGAATTCGTGATAGTTGGAGGGCAAGAAGGTGTTTATCCTGCCAAGTCCTGCGTTGACTTGAATACAACCCTTAAAGCTGCCAAAGCTTTCGCGGTGCTTGGGACAATGGAAGAATCAGTTATTTGGGAAAAAGATGAAGTTGTTGAGCGAGTATAA
- a CDS encoding toprim domain-containing protein: MSAWLLTDNAGDAAARAVLELLPQSKRLKPKAKDWNQQLLDYQKQLFQQHHQPEDDLTL; encoded by the coding sequence ATGTCAGCGTGGCTTTTGACGGATAATGCTGGGGATGCAGCTGCACGGGCTGTATTGGAACTACTGCCACAGTCCAAAAGGCTAAAGCCCAAAGCCAAAGATTGGAATCAGCAGCTTCTTGATTATCAAAAGCAGTTATTTCAACAGCATCACCAACCAGAAGATGATTTGACTCTTTAA
- a CDS encoding DUF3991 domain-containing protein, which translates to MELLHSTGLVYADDQQNAVFVMRNLDGQPSGAFCAVHGEKSERRLPPL; encoded by the coding sequence GTGGAACTTCTACACAGCACTGGACTGGTTTATGCTGATGACCAACAAAACGCTGTGTTTGTGATGCGGAATCTAGACGGACAACCAAGCGGTGCATTCTGCGCGGTACACGGGGAGAAGTCGGAGCGGCGGCTTCCACCGCTCTAA